TGCACTCGAGTTCCTTCTCTCGGAACGTTTTGAAAGCTGAAACTCGTTCCCCGAACTTCCGCGCTTATGTTTTCGGAACGAACGACAAATTCTTCCTTTTTAAGATTTTTATGGATATGAGCCAATAACTCTCCCTTCTCTAGATCTATTCCGATCTTGTAATGCGTGGAAAGATCGATCACCCGAAAAGAAACTTCAGAATCGGAAAGAACTCTCACTACAATTCCGTCAGACACTTTTAAATTCAGAATAGCCTTGGAACCAGTAATCACTCTCTGGCCTTCTTGAATTCTAACTCCGGGTTTTAAAAGAATTCTGTCCTTGGGGTCAGAAGAAGTGAGATAAGCTTCTCCTTCCACCTGTGAAATCTCGACCCCCCCCCTTTCCACTCGGAGAGAAGGCTGATCATTAAGAATAGAATAATATCCTAATGTAACTGCGAAAAGAAAAATCGCGGCTGATGAAAGCGCTAAAACGAGTTTATTTTTTGCAAAATTAGAGAAAGAAAATATTTTTGAGGAATCAGAACGTGCACGAGTATAGAGAGACTCAAAATCCGATTCTTTGAAAGAATATTCTACCCAAGAATCGCTCAAGCCCTTGGCCAGCCATTCCACAGAAGGACTTAGATCGTTCTGTTTCCCTTGAAATAGAATTTCTTGAATCTTTTCTTCCCTTTTCATTCCCGATTCTTCCATTTTATCTATACTCTTAATCAGGGCTTTAAATTCTTTTTCTCTGCGATTTCGGTCACTTTTGCGGTTGCTTTGACAATTAAACGAGAAACGGTAGAAACCGATATGTTCATAATCTCCGCAATAGTCGCCAGACTGTAATCTTCCATAAACCGAAGAATCAAAGCATATTTCTCGTCCTCTTCAAGCTCATCCAAACAAATCAAAAGCCGTTCTTCTAAATCTTTAAGTTCGGCCTTTCTGACAAAAGAAAGTTTTTGCTCCTGAAAGTCCTGCATCTCAGAATTTCCACTCTCTTTTACCGTGGAAAATTTCCGAGAATAATTGATGGATCTGTTTCGAGCAATCGTATAAAGCAAACGAATCGCTTGTTCTCGATCGATATCCGAATCCGAATATTTCCTAAAAAAATTTAGGAACGTATCTTGCATCAGATCCATCGCGACCTCAGGATTTCCGGAACTATACTTATAGAGGAAATCAAAGATCCTTCCACTGTACTCTCGATAAAGAGCATCCATAAAATCTTTCCGGGAGGTCATTGGAACTAAGTTGAAAATAGGAAACCCAATTTCAAGTAAATTCCTTGGTCGCTTTTGTCTTCTATTTTGAGTTAACAAAATGGCTTTAATTTTTTTTCAGAATCGAGCTTTTTTTCGAAAGAAAATTAGATTATTTCATTTGATTTAATTTCAATCGTAACCAAAAGCCTTGAAACAACGACACAAATGCACTAAAACCGAGAATTTACCTCTTTAAAGGAAACGATCCTTTCGATAAAATAAATAGGATGCATCCGGACTCCACAAGTTTTATTTCAAACAATATAATAAATCCAACACAACGCCAGCATTATAGAAACGGACTTATCAAACTCGGTAAAACGTTTTCTTCATTCTCTGTTGTAATAATTTTGTTATTTGTCGGAGTTTTTCTAGAACCTTCACATTCTGTGTTTTCCCAAAACGTCCCACTCGACGAATCTGCAAATCAACAAAGAAATAAAGAACAAGCCGAAACCAAGCCACTTCTGCGAGTCTTTCCTTCGTATAGAAAGGAAGAATGTGATTGGGCGATTCGCTGGGACATTTGTCTCAGTTGTCTAAAAATCGGAAGAAGATACGCACAAAAAATTCACTTTTATCCATCAAGACCATACCGGGAGCACGGCTGTTATTCGGATGAAGAAGGATTTTTTATCATAGATACCGAATGATTTTAAATTTCGCACAGACGACTTTGGAAAAGAAGTCAATTGGCTATCTCTCTCGTCCAAACCAACAACACGTTTCTCTCAAAAGAATTCAATTTATATTATATTTTTTTAATGGTTTCAAATTTTAAAAAGATAGAAACTTTAAAAAATTCGAATACTATTTTGAGAAAAAGATCGTACATAAAACAGATGCAATCCGCGATAACTTCCCGCGTTTTGTTTTATGTAGGGTTCAGTAATGAACATGTTCAGGTTTTGGGAAAAGCTTTAGGGAACAAAAGCAGAGAAGAAAAAACTCTCCTCCGCTTTTTTAGAAAAATCTTATTTTTTACAAGCCTGAATTGCTGGAATACTTTTTGCGGACTTAAGACAAGTAAGATCAAATTTTCCGGACATACATTCTTTTTGTAATACGGGCACTAAAGTTGCTTTCATAGTCGCAATGTTTGCGGCATCTTCCGATTTTTGCCCCGCAGTCAAATTGGTCAACATTTCGTCCACGATCGGGGCACATTCTTCGGCCGAATATTTCGAACCGGGACACGCTACGGTCAACGAAAGAACAGTGAGAGCACCTAGGGAAATCATGAGAGCTTTTTTCATCTAATATTCCTCTTTTGAGTATTGGGGACCACTTTAGTCCGATCTTGTTCCCTGAAAAGTGATTTTTTGGAGGGGCGAATAGTTATTCCATAATCTACAATTCCTTTTTCTCCCTTAAATTTTAATACTTTGGCGCGGGAATCATAGTGATATTTACCCGCATTGACCAAAACTTCAAATCCATTTTTATAATGTATTTCTGGGATAAAAATTTCTGTTTCCGGAAATATATCTCCTTCTTGTTGAAAGAAATATTTGAATAAGGACTTTTCCATATCGAAAGACAAAGCCACGGGCAATCCTTTCGTCCGAATCGGATACGGACGACTAAACGCCCTCACCGCCCTGCCCCCGTCTTCGTCATACGAAGTAGGTGTGTCCTCGGAATAGATCGATAAATCTTCTTCGTTCCATCTGTCTCCCAAACTGTGAGTATGATCGGGAGTATAATTCCATAATGCAAGATGAACGAAATTCTTTTCCACAGCCTTCATCACTCGATCGAGAGCTTGTTCCAATATTCCGTAATCCTTTTTGTGATACGCAACTCTGTGATTGATATCCATGGGAATTCCGGTTTCTCCGATTACTGTGGGACAATTGCCCATTTTTTTTTCGGACATTTCCCGGATCATTCGAATTGTTTCTTCGTAAGCTTTATCTATATTCTCTTTTCCGAATACAGGTTTTTGTTTGAATACGTGGACCCCGAACCAAGGAAAATAACGTTTGAGCATCAACACGGATATATCGTACCAGTGGGTCGCATTGACTATGGAACCGTAATTTTTCTTAGGGACATCCCTCCATTCCAGTTCTAGTCTCGAAGGATCACTTTCCACAAAGATATGAAAACGACTTTCGGTCTTCTGTACCGCTTCCTTGAACTTCTTGATAAAAGGATGCATAAAATCGGAATAGAATTCGTATTTTTTTCCATTCTTTTTATAAAAATATTCCGGCTTTAACATCATCGGCGCACCGTTTGGATCGTAATCCCAGACCCTGTGATTTCTCCAAACACACTGATATCCCTGTTTCCAAAGAGAAACTCCCCCGCCGTTCAATCGCACTTTACCCCAAGGAAAACTCCAGAATCCGAGCATATAGGCTTGTTCCGTAGAAACAGTACGTCCTTCGGAAAGATACATCTCCTTAAACGGAGAAGTTTTTATCACTTTTCCAAATCCGAACCCTTCGAACTCTCCCAAGTTCCTTTTACCGATCCATCCGGGAGAAGGTTCATTCAAGGTATCAAATCCTATTACGTTTTTATACTTTTTAAGCTTACGTACTATTTTGAGTACGGAATCAATGTAGCGATCTTGTAAAAAATCTTGCGCATTCTTTCCATCAATTCTAGTGTTGGGCGCAAACTCTTTTCCTCCAAAAAATAAGGAGAACATCGTCCCACAAATGTATTTTTGATAATTGAGAGGCCAGGACATTCTTCTATAATGTCTTCCTTGGTAATGATGGACGATTGCGGTTTCCGAACCTTGAATCTTGGAAATATCCATTCCTAACTCTTCCAAAGTCCAACCGGGGGCGCCGTCTCCTCCCGTAAACCGGGACCATACATCCTGATGCGGATCGATAAAAAGATAAAAACCTTTTTGACTGGCAAGCGAAACCATTCTTTCGACGTAGTCTATATATTCGGTATCGTACTTTCCGGGACCTTTATGTTCAATCGCTTCCCACGTTATGAGAAACCGTAAGAAATTGAATCCCCATTTCCTCAATCTATCAAAATGTTCTGAAGCTCGATGCTCTTCCAAAGGTCTTCCGACAAAAGATACGTTTCTATGATTCAAAAATGTAAGAGTTTGATCAAAATGTGTGGTTCCGTCGGGTTTGGAGGGAAGTTTCGCAGAGCCGGAAAGATTGACTCCACGTAGTTGATAAATCGTTCCGTCTTTACTTGCGAAGTGCCCGTTTTTAACGAATAATTCTTCCATAATATCCCTCGAATTGAATTCGATCGAATTCTCTTTTTTATTGCTTCGCTTTGTTGATGAAGAAGACATTCTTCGCTTTCTTTGCTTTGCGAAGAGCCAATCGCAAACTCAATCCTGCTCCCAACGGGTCGCGAGATAATGCTCCGCTGCTCTTTGGCAATCTCGCTTCCTATGGGGCGCTCGATTCCCCGAATTGAATTCTTGCGTCCTCGTATCCTCGACCGATCAAATAATCGGCTTGGACTTGAGAGAAATTTAGGATACTTCCAAATCCCAAAGAGGTTCTAGGACCGATCGTTCTTATCTTTAGTTCAGGCCGGGTCGCGCTCGGAATGGACAAGAGAGAAGTGAACTTGGATTTTTTTCCCTTTTTCTTTTTTTTTTCGAAGTTTAAATTGGACATCACAGTTTGATACGAACCAATAAGAGACAATTCGAACACTCTTTCTAAACCTTCCCTTCTTGTCTTCGGTAAACCCATATCGACTCCTCCAACGGGAGAAAGTAATACTACGACAATGTCAGTTGCCCCCCGTTCCAAAACAGGAAGGATCGGTGTGTTTGCCATTACTCCTCCGTCCCAATGAGGTCTTCCGTCCACGTATTGCCAAGGAAAGAACATGGGGATCGCCGAAGAAGCCATAACGTGTTCTATATCAATTTCTTTATTTCTAAAAAACACGAGTTCCGCAGTGAGAATGTTGACCGCGGTAATGATAATTTCAGTCGGGTTTTTTCTAAGTTTGCGAAAATCCAAATAAGAATAAAGTAAGTTCTTGAGAGGCGTCGTATCAGTTAGAGGAGAATAACTTTTTACAAAGATGTCTACTAGATCGTTCCAGATAGAATAGCGCATCACTTTTTTGGCTTCGATGGATTTCCAAAGTTTCGTTATCTCGGCGGCATTCATTCCACAACCCATCGCGGTCGCGGTGATCGCTCCTACGGAAGTACCACAGATGATATCCGGTTTGAATTGAATCTCCTCCAGATAACGAAGAACCCCCGCTTGATAAGCACCTCGGGCTCCTCCTCCGGATAGAATAAGGGCACGCTTCATTCTACCTGAATCTCAAGAGGGCGAAAAAAAGAGAAGAATTTTCGGTTTGTTCAAAGAAACTCAATAGGAAAGATTTCTCAAAAGAGGAACCTCCTGAGCGACTGCATCGTTTCATCGGCATCTATCTGCCGAGATCGGAAGCTCAAGAATGACCAGTTCTTGAAACTCAGAAAGGTCAGCGGTCTGATTGGATTGCAATGCCCCGACTACGGCTGTATTGCAAGTAAAACCCGGGCTATTGCTCAGCCACCTCACAGGTCAATTGTTTGTAACAACTATCATTCACTAGACCACCTCCTTTTCGTGTGGCTGCAAAATATTTTGTCTCATGAAAATGTCAAGAACAGACTGATTTTTTAGAGTCAATTTTCAAACCAAGAATTCCTCTCATAAGTACGAAGTGGGAGTAACCATACCACATTCTAAGTGATTTCAGATTTCCGAAAGGTCTGTTCGTCATGCCCGTATAAATCCTCACATATAGGAGTTAGGCGAGCAATCTCTAAAAGCATACGTTGAAATCGAATCATTCAGTTTATTGCACGTTCAAGAAACCGCTTTAACCCTTGAGATCAGTAGAATCGTGATTACATTAAATCCCATCGCCAGATATCCCGCCACCTCGTAGTTCTGGTAGGGAGAAGTCGGGCTTGCGGTAACAAGAATACTTCCTCCAATCGTAGCCCCGAGTCCGGAAGCGAGATTTTGCAAAGCCGAGATCACCGTCATAAAACGTCCTCGATCACTCGGTTCTGTCGCAGATGTTATCAAGGCCAAAGCAGGGATCCACCTTCCCGATACGATTACCATAAAAACGGTCGTGAGAATCAGAACATTCACAAGCGAAGTCTGTCCGAGATTGGTCATGATAAAAATCGGAATAAAAGATAAGGGAACTAGAATATAGAATACCTTGTGTTTTCCGATCTTATCCGAAACGATTCCGATCACTCTGGAAGAAAAGAATGTGACAAGTCCGCCGAAAAAATAAATCCAAGGAATGTTTTCCTTAGGGATCCCCACATTTCTTTCCATATAAGGCGCAATAAACGGAATTACAGTAAAACCGCCGAGAATCACGAACATAATAAGCATATAAGAAGCCATATACTTCCTATATGTAAGAATCCGAAAAAAATTCCGGACCGGATTGGCTCCCGCAAATTGAAATGGAGGAATACTCGGAAGATGATAATTCATCAAAACCAAAATCGGAAGACTCAAAAAGACAATCCCGGCAAAAGACATATTCCATCCATAATACTCCGCCACTTTGAGTCCCAAGGGAATTCCAATCACAGAAGCAACGGAAAAAGCCCCCATGATCGCACCAGTCGCCCTTCCCCTGCGATCCATCGTAATCACATCCCCTACAATCGCAAAGATGACAGAACCCAATATCCCTCCGAATGCACCGGAAACAATTCTCGCAATCAAAAGAAAAAAGTACGAATTTGCAACCGCACAGCAAGTGGTTCCCACAATAAAACCAGAGTACAAAAAAATTGCCGCAGACTTCCGGTTAAAACGATCAATAAAAAGTACACCTACAATTCCAGCAATAAACGCACTGTAGGTATATGCGGAAATGAGCAAGGAAAATTCTCTCGGATTGATATGAAACGATTCCTGAAAATAAGTTCCCAGCGGCATCATAATTACAAAATCAAGAATATGAGTAAATTGAACGGCAGCCAACACGAAGATCAGCATCGTTTCGGATTTGACGTGAATGTTATGGGCAGAACGAAAAGACATATAGATCATTTTGCAAAATGTCGATTTTCTTGTAGATAGAAAAACGTGAAAAATGGATTGAATACCCTATTTCTTCTCTAAAGAATTCCTTATGAAAGATAAATTTATTTCCGCAAATTCTGCCCTTTCTTGGGTCAAATCGGATCAAAGGGTTTTCGTTCATAGCGTTGCCGCCGCACCCGCGCTTCTCATCGACGCTTTGACCGCCCGCGCAAACGAACTGTCCAATGTGGAAATCATTCACCTTCACACCGAAGGAAAAGCTCCTTATGCGGAGCCAGGTATGGAAGGAAAATTCTTTACAAACTCGCTTTTTGTCGCGGCTAATACTCGTAAGGCCGTCGAGGAAGGAAGAGGCGATTATATTCCAATTTTCTTAAGTGAATGTCCTTCTCTGTTTCGAAACGGAATTCTTCCTTTAGACGTCGCACTCATACAAGTCTCTCCTCCCGACCGACACGGCTTTTGTTCTTTGGGAGTTTCGGTAGATATCAGTAAGGCCGCGGTGGAAACCGCAAAGATCGTAATCGCCCAGGTAAATGAGAACATGCCGCGGACTCACGGAGATGGGATCATCCATATCCATCGTATCCATTCCTTTGTGGAAGGAAACCTTCCTTTACACGAACACGTTTCTGAAAAACCTTCCGACGTGGAACTCAAGATCGGTAAGAACGTAGCCTCCCTGGTGGAGGACGGAGCAACTTTGCAATTGGGAATCGGCGCCATTCCCAATGCAGTCCTAACGTGTCTGTCTTCTCATAAGAATTTGGGAATCCATACTGAAATGTTTTCGGACGGCGTGATGGAACTTGTTCAAAAGGGAATCATTAACGGTATTTATAAGAAAAAACATTCCGGCAAAATAGTTTCCGGTTTTGTAATGGGAACCGCCAAATTGTACGATTTTATAGACGATAATCCGGAAGTTGCTATGCTCGACATCGGTTATATCAACGATCCTCACGTAATTCGTCAAAACCCGAAAGTAACAGCGATCAACTCCGCCATCGAAGTGGACTTAACGGGACAAGTTTGCGCGGATTCGATCGGAACCAAACAGTATTCCGGAGTCGGCGGTCAAATGGATTTTATTCGAGGAGCTTCGCTTTCCGAAAGGGGAAAACCAATCATCGCACTTCCTTCCATCACTTCCAAAGGAGAGTCAAGAATCGTTTCCATATTAAAATCGGGAGCGGACGTCGTTACAACCCGAGCACACGTTCATTACATCGTTACCGAATACGGGATTGCAAATCTTTACGGAAAAAATTTAAGACAAAGAGCAAAGGCACTGATCGAAATTGCACATCCCAATCATAGGGAAAAACTTGAAAAAGAAGCTTTAGATCGATTTAAATTTTTTTAATACGATATTACGTTTCTTTGCAAACGAAACGATTTGGAAATTACGATAGAACAAGAGGATCCGAAAAAGCATTAGATTATAATGATTTTTTATTATCCTTTTGTAGTAAGAGCGTGTCTTAAAAATCTTAAAAGAAATCCGTTACAATCATTCAATGAGTTCGTAATAAAATATAGACGTTCCCACGAATACGTCCCTTTGATAGTTTACGAGCTCAAGCATTTTATAACTGTTAAGTTCTCGTAGAGGAGGCTCCGATATTCCGAGGTTTTTAAGACAGGCTTTAAAATCCCTACAATAAATGGAATGCCCGGTCTTGTCTTTTGAAACATTCTCGGATCTTACTACTCAGTCGTATCAGTAGGATTTACTACCCATTCCTATAAAAGTAAGCGCCTAAATGCCGACTCGCTTCCAATAACTTTCAAAACTATCCGTATTTGATTTCAATTTTCCTAAAATAGATTTTGCCCTCTTAACCAATGAACTTGGATCCCTGGCCGAAAATTGGTCCCTTTCTCTTCCAGCATATTCTCCCATCTCTTAGGCTAATAGATTAAGTCAGCCAATATGAAATACCGAAATAGGTAACTTTCACATTTCAGATTCGCAAACATAGAGTTCAGACTTATCCGATAAAAAAGCTCAAAACTCCCGAAATAGTCGATAAGATAAAAACTTACATATCATCCCAAAAACTGTCTGAACGCTCCGTTAATTTTCACAAATTAAAATGGGGGATTTTTAAGATAAGTTACAATTATAGAATCGTTTGACGAAAGGAGCTTTTTCTTTTTAGTTTGATTTTAAAACCTGGTTGCGATGAAATTCGAGAAAAATAAAATCTATGAAGGAATTTTTCTTTCGGACGTCCATTACCTTCTGAATAAGAAGATAAAATCCCACAAACACAAGGAACTATTCCAGTTTTTGGATTATCTAAAAAAGAAAAACGTTCGTTTTAAGAATATTTATCTCGTGGGAGATATCATAGAAAATTGGTTTTTCAGCGCCGCACGCAAACTCAAAAAAAGTAAGAAAAAATTCAACAAACTCTTCGATAGATTAGATTCCTTATCCGCGTTAAACGGAAACAAAATCTACATCGTGGGAAATCACGATTCAACTTCCTATCTCATGAACCTCCCTCCCAAAATCGAAAGATATCTTCGGGAAAAAAATTGGAAGATTTGTAAAAAAATCGAAAACGAAACGTTGATCGTGGTTCACGGACACCAGGGACAATACAATCGTTTCACTTGGATAGGTTCGATTTTTATATTACGTTTTCTACATGCGATTGCCTTATTCCTTCCAAATCTGTTCCGTTTTTCGGAAGCCTTTTACCAAAAACATTTAAACCGACAAGACCCCACCACTACGGAAGAAATTCTTAAATACTACGAACGTCTTTCCAGAATCACACATCAAAGCGACAGAGTTCTTATTTCCGGGCATACACACGATTTTCTTTGCATTCCTCATTTAAAAATTATCAATACGGGTGACTGGGTAAAGAGCAATAGTTTCGTACTACAAGACGACTTCCGTTTTATCGGAGCCAAAATGAATAAACGTGGAGAATTCTCGAAAGAATTTATCTACAAACACCAATAAGAATCCTTCCTTCAGTAAAAATATTTCTTGCGGAACGTTTTCAAAAGGTGCAAAATTGCTGGATGCAAATTCCCGACTATTCTACTATCTTGCAGTTTATTTCGGAAAATCCTTGGTCTTCTTCGTTTTATGCGATCGGAACTTACACTATCATAGCGTTTCTGCACGACATCTTTCAGCGAAGACACGCGATCAAACATAACTTCCCTCTTGTAGGAAGACTCCGTTACCTTTTTGAAATGATCGGTCCTGAACTACGTCAGTACTGGGTTGCTAATGATAAAGAGGAGATGCCTTTTAGTAGAGCAGAACGTTCTTGGGTTTACGCGACCGCAAAAAAACAAAATAACAACTTCGGTTTCGGAACCACTGAACTTTTGTACGAAGCCGGTTATCCGATCATCAAACACAGCGCATTTCCATTTCCCGAATCCAAAGTAAAACATCTCAAAAACGATACTTCCATGATTCCCTGCCTCAAGGTCATCGGAGAATTTCATAATCGTAAAAAACCGTTTCGTCCTCCTTCCGTGGTGAACATTTCCGCGATGTCGTACGGATCTCTCGGTAAAAACGCGGTCTCCGCTCTCAACAAGGGAGCGATGATGGCACACTGTTATCAAAATACGGGGGAAGGTGGAATCAGCCCCTATCACAAGTTAGGTGGCGATATCGTTTGGCAGATCGGAACCGGATATTTTGGGACAAGAGACGAAAAAGGAAATTTCTCCCTGGATTTGTTCGGTCAAAAAATTCAAGAAAATCCTCAAGTAAGGATGATAGAAATCAAACTTTCCCAAGGCGCCAAACCCGGCAAGGGAGGAATTCTTCCCGGAAAAAAAGTGACCCAACAGATCGCGAGCATCAGGGGAGTTCCCTTAGGACGAGATTGTGTTTCACCTAACGCACATTCCGAATTCGGAACCGTAAACGAACTGATCGACTTTATCGAAAGACTTCACTCCGCGAGCGGACTTCCGGTCGGGATCAAAAGTGCAATTGGCGAAATTCATTTTTGGAACGAACTCGCGGAAAGAATGAAACAAACCGGCAAGGGTCCGGACTTTATCACGATCGACGGAGGAGAAGGTGGAACAGGAGCGGCTCCGTTAGCCTTTGCAGATCACGTTTCTCTTCCTTTCAAGGTCGGGTTTGCGAGAGTTTATCAAGTCTTTCAGAAAGAAAAACTCTCCGAAAGAATGGCTTGGGTCGGAAGTGGTAAATTAGGATTTCCTGATAGAGCTATCGTAGCGTTCGCGATGGGTTGTGACCTCATCAACATAGCCAGGGAAGCAATGATGTCCATCGGTTGTATCCAAGCCCAACGTTGCCATACAGATCACTGCCCCACGGGAGTCGCGACTCAAAACCGTTGGTTACAAGCCGGTCTCGATATAGAACTCAAAGCGGAACGGAACGCGAACTATATCAAAGGACTTCGAAGGGAAGTTCTTTCGGTTACACACGCTGCCGGATACGAACACCCGCTTCAATTCAGAGGAAGCGACATTGAAATCAGCGCGGGGTTGAATATTTTTAAACCACTTGAAACGATTTTAGGCTATGAAAGGGATTATGTTCATTTTACGAAAATGTTGGATTATACTGATCATACTTACTTGGAAGAATATATGCAGGGAAAGTCTTCCGAATGATCTCAATTTTTTGGATCTAAATTTAGATTATTCTAATTTTATAATAATTAACTTGAATTCGATATAAGAAAGTTTGGGTGAATCCTTGCAAACTTCATAACTAAAATGGCTCGCGAGTACGTTTGAACTTAATGTTTCTTCCTACGAATCGAAATATAATATTCCAATTCCTTTGAAATTTCTACTACAATCGTTTTCGCATTTGTTATGCCGAATTCACGTTAATTAACTAGAAAGATATTCCGCTTTTTACGTGTTAGGCTGCTTCTTTTCGAGGGTAAATCGTTGCTCACTCTTAGAAATTGCGAAATTTCTCAATACAGAATCAATTCAAAATATGGTTAGTTTGTCAAAGTGGTTGAATTATTCAGGATTTATTTTTATTTGGCTACGATTTTTCAAAATTAATTTTTAAGGAAAATAAAATGGAAACTGAAAAAAACACGAGTTTAGAAAAACAAGATTCTTCGAATGTGGAAGCGGTGGGTAAACTAACCTGTACAGTAAACTTAGATGGTTTACCGAGTAATTGGTCAGTTGAAGTGATTAGTTTTACCCCAGTGATTCCTTCGGGAAACAACGGTTGGTACGCTATCAATAACGGCCCCACTCTCCCTTATACACTTCAAGCCGATGGTCAGCTGGTTTCCTGTATTTTGAGTTCTACTAACGTTACCGATAGCGGAGAGGGACCCTATGGGGTTTATGTATTCCAGGTGACAAACGAGAAAGGATATACGAGCGACGGTACTTTACAACTTGGCTCTAGCCAATGGGGTGCGGTCCAAAGACCGGATCAAATATATCTGACTTTCGATTTTTTAAACGATTCGAACCCGGCGCAAACGATTTTAATGCCGGTGCCTACTCTGTTGACTCCGGATCCATTTTCTCTCGGTTTTGGAGAAGACGACGGCGGTGAAGACATCGTTATGGTCGGCGCTTCTAACCAGACGGTCA
The DNA window shown above is from Leptospira mayottensis 200901116 and carries:
- a CDS encoding FecR family protein is translated as MEESGMKREEKIQEILFQGKQNDLSPSVEWLAKGLSDSWVEYSFKESDFESLYTRARSDSSKIFSFSNFAKNKLVLALSSAAIFLFAVTLGYYSILNDQPSLRVERGGVEISQVEGEAYLTSSDPKDRILLKPGVRIQEGQRVITGSKAILNLKVSDGIVVRVLSDSEVSFRVIDLSTHYKIGIDLEKGELLAHIHKNLKKEEFVVRSENISAEVRGTSFSFQNVPREGTRVQVLEGRVAISARSESRQTAPEGEQILEPNQGIFVNQKGFVRSHLSDSEKSRLEVELEKLPIENIPRDKNRSYSSKQELLTDFQRLEKVILIDGKEIEGVIVDMDENVMYVQTLEKEIAIQRELVSEVIQLR
- a CDS encoding RNA polymerase sigma factor; this encodes MDALYREYSGRIFDFLYKYSSGNPEVAMDLMQDTFLNFFRKYSDSDIDREQAIRLLYTIARNRSINYSRKFSTVKESGNSEMQDFQEQKLSFVRKAELKDLEERLLICLDELEEDEKYALILRFMEDYSLATIAEIMNISVSTVSRLIVKATAKVTEIAEKKNLKP
- a CDS encoding TIGR04454 family lipoprotein, which codes for MKKALMISLGALTVLSLTVACPGSKYSAEECAPIVDEMLTNLTAGQKSEDAANIATMKATLVPVLQKECMSGKFDLTCLKSAKSIPAIQACKK
- a CDS encoding glycoside hydrolase family 5 protein; protein product: MEELFVKNGHFASKDGTIYQLRGVNLSGSAKLPSKPDGTTHFDQTLTFLNHRNVSFVGRPLEEHRASEHFDRLRKWGFNFLRFLITWEAIEHKGPGKYDTEYIDYVERMVSLASQKGFYLFIDPHQDVWSRFTGGDGAPGWTLEELGMDISKIQGSETAIVHHYQGRHYRRMSWPLNYQKYICGTMFSLFFGGKEFAPNTRIDGKNAQDFLQDRYIDSVLKIVRKLKKYKNVIGFDTLNEPSPGWIGKRNLGEFEGFGFGKVIKTSPFKEMYLSEGRTVSTEQAYMLGFWSFPWGKVRLNGGGVSLWKQGYQCVWRNHRVWDYDPNGAPMMLKPEYFYKKNGKKYEFYSDFMHPFIKKFKEAVQKTESRFHIFVESDPSRLELEWRDVPKKNYGSIVNATHWYDISVLMLKRYFPWFGVHVFKQKPVFGKENIDKAYEETIRMIREMSEKKMGNCPTVIGETGIPMDINHRVAYHKKDYGILEQALDRVMKAVEKNFVHLALWNYTPDHTHSLGDRWNEEDLSIYSEDTPTSYDEDGGRAVRAFSRPYPIRTKGLPVALSFDMEKSLFKYFFQQEGDIFPETEIFIPEIHYKNGFEVLVNAGKYHYDSRAKVLKFKGEKGIVDYGITIRPSKKSLFREQDRTKVVPNTQKRNIR
- a CDS encoding patatin-like phospholipase family protein, with product MKRALILSGGGARGAYQAGVLRYLEEIQFKPDIICGTSVGAITATAMGCGMNAAEITKLWKSIEAKKVMRYSIWNDLVDIFVKSYSPLTDTTPLKNLLYSYLDFRKLRKNPTEIIITAVNILTAELVFFRNKEIDIEHVMASSAIPMFFPWQYVDGRPHWDGGVMANTPILPVLERGATDIVVVLLSPVGGVDMGLPKTRREGLERVFELSLIGSYQTVMSNLNFEKKKKKGKKSKFTSLLSIPSATRPELKIRTIGPRTSLGFGSILNFSQVQADYLIGRGYEDARIQFGESSAP
- a CDS encoding MFS transporter, which produces MSFRSAHNIHVKSETMLIFVLAAVQFTHILDFVIMMPLGTYFQESFHINPREFSLLISAYTYSAFIAGIVGVLFIDRFNRKSAAIFLYSGFIVGTTCCAVANSYFFLLIARIVSGAFGGILGSVIFAIVGDVITMDRRGRATGAIMGAFSVASVIGIPLGLKVAEYYGWNMSFAGIVFLSLPILVLMNYHLPSIPPFQFAGANPVRNFFRILTYRKYMASYMLIMFVILGGFTVIPFIAPYMERNVGIPKENIPWIYFFGGLVTFFSSRVIGIVSDKIGKHKVFYILVPLSFIPIFIMTNLGQTSLVNVLILTTVFMVIVSGRWIPALALITSATEPSDRGRFMTVISALQNLASGLGATIGGSILVTASPTSPYQNYEVAGYLAMGFNVITILLISRVKAVS
- a CDS encoding acetyl-CoA hydrolase/transferase family protein, producing the protein MKDKFISANSALSWVKSDQRVFVHSVAAAPALLIDALTARANELSNVEIIHLHTEGKAPYAEPGMEGKFFTNSLFVAANTRKAVEEGRGDYIPIFLSECPSLFRNGILPLDVALIQVSPPDRHGFCSLGVSVDISKAAVETAKIVIAQVNENMPRTHGDGIIHIHRIHSFVEGNLPLHEHVSEKPSDVELKIGKNVASLVEDGATLQLGIGAIPNAVLTCLSSHKNLGIHTEMFSDGVMELVQKGIINGIYKKKHSGKIVSGFVMGTAKLYDFIDDNPEVAMLDIGYINDPHVIRQNPKVTAINSAIEVDLTGQVCADSIGTKQYSGVGGQMDFIRGASLSERGKPIIALPSITSKGESRIVSILKSGADVVTTRAHVHYIVTEYGIANLYGKNLRQRAKALIEIAHPNHREKLEKEALDRFKFF
- a CDS encoding UDP-2,3-diacylglucosamine diphosphatase — protein: MKFEKNKIYEGIFLSDVHYLLNKKIKSHKHKELFQFLDYLKKKNVRFKNIYLVGDIIENWFFSAARKLKKSKKKFNKLFDRLDSLSALNGNKIYIVGNHDSTSYLMNLPPKIERYLREKNWKICKKIENETLIVVHGHQGQYNRFTWIGSIFILRFLHAIALFLPNLFRFSEAFYQKHLNRQDPTTTEEILKYYERLSRITHQSDRVLISGHTHDFLCIPHLKIINTGDWVKSNSFVLQDDFRFIGAKMNKRGEFSKEFIYKHQ